A region of bacterium DNA encodes the following proteins:
- the xerD gene encoding site-specific tyrosine recombinase XerD codes for MTAVPSAPEADPSEPEATSASRRLVERYLEGLALERGLAANTVAAYRRDLEGIVLYLEERRLDLLSAAHEHLSAYIRHLRRRNLAPSSVRRAVASLRGLFGHLVEQGERDDDPAVNLVAPKLWKKLPRVLAEEEIEALLTAPDVETPLGIRDRAMIELLYASGLRVSELVGLKLSQLRLDLGLVVVMGKGSRERMVPLGEAAEEWVGRYLAETRRQLVTGRHEILFVNRYGRPLTRQGFWKLLRGHGLSAGIAEIHPHLLRHSFATHLLEHGADLRSVQAMLGHADISTTQIYTHIHQQRLRSMYDRFHPRA; via the coding sequence ATGACTGCGGTGCCCAGCGCGCCTGAAGCCGACCCGTCGGAGCCAGAAGCGACGAGCGCGTCGCGCCGGCTCGTCGAGCGCTACCTGGAAGGACTGGCTTTGGAACGGGGTCTGGCCGCGAACACCGTAGCCGCCTACCGCCGGGACCTGGAGGGTATCGTGCTCTATCTGGAGGAACGCCGGCTCGATCTGCTGAGCGCTGCCCATGAGCACCTGTCTGCGTACATTCGCCATTTGAGACGGAGAAATCTCGCGCCCAGCAGCGTGCGCCGCGCGGTGGCTTCGCTTCGCGGGCTGTTCGGCCATCTGGTCGAGCAGGGCGAGCGCGACGATGACCCGGCGGTCAACCTGGTGGCGCCCAAGCTCTGGAAGAAGCTGCCGCGAGTTCTCGCCGAGGAGGAGATCGAAGCTCTCTTGACCGCGCCCGACGTCGAGACGCCTCTCGGCATTCGTGATCGAGCCATGATCGAGCTGCTCTATGCGTCGGGGCTACGCGTGAGCGAGCTGGTGGGCCTGAAGCTGTCGCAGCTGCGACTGGATCTGGGGCTCGTCGTGGTCATGGGCAAGGGCAGTCGGGAGCGCATGGTGCCGCTGGGAGAGGCGGCGGAGGAATGGGTCGGGCGCTATCTCGCGGAAACGCGTCGCCAGCTCGTGACCGGACGCCACGAGATCCTGTTCGTGAACCGGTACGGAAGGCCCTTGACGCGGCAAGGGTTCTGGAAGCTCCTGCGCGGCCACGGTCTTTCGGCCGGCATCGCGGAGATTCATCCACATCTCCTGCGTCACAGCTTCGCGACCCATCTCCTCGAGCATGGAGCCGACCTACGTTCGGTCCAGGCAATGCTCGGCCATGCCGATATTTCG
- a CDS encoding 3-isopropylmalate dehydrogenase, protein MQRIAVLPGDGIGVDVTAEAVKVLEAAAERWRLPLELVQLPWNADRYLETGETLPEGALERFQSDYSAILIGAYGDPRVPDMKHAGDILLGIRFGLDLYINFRPIRLYDERLCPLKGKSKEDIDFVIFRENTEGAYVGVGGQFKRDTPDEVAVQESIYSYKGTERIIRAAFDYADREGRTKVCMADKSNVMQHGHELWQRLFWRVAEEYANIEASHLFVDALTMQMVRKPEIFEVIVTNNMFGDIVTDLGAALQGGLGVAASANLHPGRTSMFEPVHGSAPKYAGSNRANPMAAVLSASLMLHDLGHAEAAQAVEDAVERAIRSGATTSDLGGSLTTSEVGDTLSELVSEAIAAH, encoded by the coding sequence GTGCAGCGCATCGCGGTGTTGCCCGGCGACGGCATCGGTGTCGACGTCACGGCCGAGGCGGTCAAGGTGCTCGAGGCAGCCGCCGAACGGTGGCGTTTGCCGCTCGAGCTGGTCCAGTTGCCTTGGAACGCGGACCGCTATCTCGAGACCGGGGAGACCCTGCCCGAAGGAGCTCTCGAGAGATTCCAGTCGGACTACTCGGCTATCCTGATCGGAGCCTACGGCGACCCCCGGGTTCCGGACATGAAGCATGCCGGAGACATCCTCCTGGGTATCCGGTTCGGTCTCGATCTCTACATCAACTTCAGACCGATTCGGCTCTACGATGAGCGCCTGTGCCCGCTCAAGGGCAAGTCCAAGGAAGATATCGACTTTGTCATCTTTCGTGAGAACACCGAGGGGGCCTACGTCGGTGTCGGCGGGCAGTTCAAGCGCGACACTCCCGATGAGGTCGCGGTACAGGAGTCGATCTACTCTTACAAGGGCACCGAGCGCATCATTCGGGCCGCGTTCGACTACGCCGACCGCGAGGGCCGAACCAAGGTGTGCATGGCCGACAAATCCAACGTCATGCAACACGGCCATGAGCTTTGGCAACGTCTTTTCTGGCGAGTGGCGGAGGAGTACGCGAATATCGAAGCCAGCCACCTTTTTGTCGACGCCCTTACGATGCAGATGGTCCGCAAGCCGGAGATCTTCGAGGTCATCGTCACCAACAACATGTTCGGAGACATCGTCACCGATCTGGGCGCGGCACTTCAAGGGGGGCTGGGCGTTGCCGCTTCCGCCAACCTTCATCCAGGTCGCACATCGATGTTCGAGCCCGTCCACGGCTCGGCTCCCAAGTACGCGGGCTCGAATCGGGCCAACCCGATGGCCGCCGTGCTTTCGGCTTCGTTGATGCTCCACGATCTCGGCCACGCAGAGGCGGCGCAGGCCGTGGAGGACGCGGTCGAAAGGGCGATTCGCTCAGGCGCCACGACCTCGGACCTCGGCGGAAGCCTCACCACCTCTGAAGTCGGCGATACTCTGTCGGAGCTCGTATCGGAGGCGATCGCCGCCCACTAG
- a CDS encoding DUF819 family protein, whose amino-acid sequence MIESPAAVMAVLVGIAAFYFWLERFTGWKLFQYLIPLIWIYATPVVLRNVGVLPDSSPAYGVLRNFGLPVVIVLLLVSVDVGAAIRVMGKGVLVMLMGTAGIVLGAPVGYFVVHRFLAEDAWKGFGALAGSWIGGTGNLAAAAHALGTPEEQFGLAVLADTVIYIGWLPLLLVSKNFADKFNRWTGVSDEHVARMESAAAAEVKAPKVAGFRDYLNLGAIALAVTWLAGAAAGRLPEIEAGGEVVISTATWVVLLVTTLGIALSFSPAKAIPGSHELAMAILYVFVARMGATASLAGFDQAGWFLLGSAIWISIHGLFCLAGAWLFKVDVHSAAIASAANVGGAASAPVVAAHHRESLVPAAILMALIGYAIGNYLAILTGHLCRIVGVG is encoded by the coding sequence ATGATCGAATCTCCTGCGGCGGTGATGGCCGTTCTGGTTGGCATCGCCGCTTTCTATTTCTGGCTCGAACGTTTCACTGGCTGGAAGTTGTTCCAGTACTTGATTCCCCTGATCTGGATCTATGCCACTCCGGTGGTGCTGCGCAATGTCGGTGTCCTCCCGGACTCGTCGCCCGCCTATGGAGTGCTGCGCAACTTCGGGCTTCCTGTCGTGATCGTCCTGCTGCTGGTGTCCGTCGACGTCGGCGCCGCGATCCGGGTAATGGGCAAGGGTGTGCTGGTAATGCTCATGGGCACGGCGGGAATCGTGTTGGGAGCCCCGGTCGGTTACTTCGTCGTTCATCGCTTCTTGGCGGAGGACGCCTGGAAGGGTTTTGGGGCCTTGGCGGGCAGCTGGATCGGCGGCACCGGCAATCTCGCCGCGGCCGCGCACGCCCTGGGGACGCCCGAGGAGCAGTTCGGCCTGGCGGTATTGGCGGACACGGTGATCTACATCGGCTGGCTGCCGTTGCTGCTGGTCTCGAAGAATTTCGCCGACAAGTTCAACCGCTGGACGGGCGTCTCGGACGAGCACGTCGCTCGGATGGAATCGGCCGCCGCCGCCGAGGTCAAGGCACCTAAGGTGGCCGGATTTCGTGACTACCTGAACCTGGGAGCGATCGCGCTGGCCGTGACCTGGCTCGCGGGAGCGGCTGCCGGCCGTCTGCCGGAGATCGAAGCCGGTGGGGAAGTCGTGATCTCGACCGCGACCTGGGTGGTGCTTCTGGTGACTACTCTGGGAATCGCGCTCTCCTTTTCTCCGGCCAAGGCGATTCCCGGTTCGCACGAGTTGGCGATGGCCATTCTGTACGTCTTCGTCGCCCGCATGGGAGCGACCGCTTCGCTGGCGGGCTTCGATCAGGCGGGCTGGTTTTTGCTCGGCTCGGCGATCTGGATCTCCATTCACGGCCTGTTCTGCCTGGCCGGAGCCTGGCTGTTCAAGGTCGACGTTCACAGTGCCGCGATCGCCTCGGCGGCAAATGTCGGTGGCGCCGCTTCGGCGCCCGTGGTGGCCGCCCACCATCGAGAGAGCCTGGTTCCGGCGGCCATCCTGATGGCGCTGATCGGCTACGCGATCGGGAACTATTTGGCGATCCTGACCGGACACTTGTGCAGGATTGTAGGAGTCGGTTGA
- the coaD gene encoding pantetheine-phosphate adenylyltransferase produces MKSPQIGVYPGSFDPLHNGHLDIIERCCPMFDEVIVAVLGNETKDPLFSVAERVEIIRSEIGDLEACRVESFSGLLVDFMDQQGARIIVRGLRAVSDFEYEFQMALMNRRLNNHVETVFLVPKDEYIYLSSRLVKEVFFLGGDLEGLVGETALRRMAEKVSSRGG; encoded by the coding sequence ATGAAATCTCCGCAGATAGGAGTCTATCCGGGCTCTTTCGACCCTCTGCACAACGGCCATCTGGACATCATCGAGCGCTGCTGTCCGATGTTCGACGAGGTGATCGTCGCCGTTCTCGGCAACGAGACCAAAGATCCGCTGTTCAGCGTCGCGGAACGGGTGGAGATCATCCGGAGCGAGATCGGTGACCTCGAGGCATGCCGGGTCGAGAGCTTCTCGGGGTTGTTGGTGGATTTCATGGATCAGCAGGGAGCCCGGATCATTGTTCGCGGTCTGCGGGCGGTTTCGGATTTCGAGTACGAGTTCCAGATGGCGCTCATGAACCGGCGCCTGAACAACCATGTGGAGACGGTGTTTCTCGTGCCCAAAGACGAGTACATCTATCTCTCGAGCCGACTGGTCAAGGAGGTGTTCTTCCTGGGAGGCGATCTCGAGGGGTTGGTCGGAGAAACCGCTCTCCGGCGGATGGCGGAGAAGGTGTCCTCCCGCGGAGGCTGA
- a CDS encoding CDGSH iron-sulfur domain-containing protein: protein MSKPVIAERLPAVLELEAGTYRWCVCGLSRTQPFCDGAHKEEGVFSPLKLELDEAKRVALCQCKHTQNQPFCDGQHSRLE from the coding sequence ATGTCGAAACCAGTGATTGCCGAGCGGCTGCCCGCCGTGTTGGAGCTCGAGGCCGGAACCTATCGGTGGTGCGTCTGCGGTCTTTCCAGGACCCAGCCTTTCTGCGATGGGGCTCACAAGGAAGAGGGAGTCTTCTCGCCCCTCAAGCTCGAGTTGGACGAGGCCAAGCGCGTCGCCCTGTGTCAATGTAAGCACACGCAGAACCAGCCTTTTTGCGACGGACAGCATTCGCGCCTGGAGTAG
- a CDS encoding 2-isopropylmalate synthase, producing the protein MPFDRARLIYDWNTAASAEPGPARGKVELNDETLRDGLQSPSVRDPSLEQKLAILHKMSGLGIESANIGLPGAGPHVVESVRRLAHEIVDHDLEIAPNCAARTLARDIEPILQISQDTGLEIEVACFIGSSAIRRFTESWEMDRLLELAENAVGLTVAHQLPCMFVTEDTTRAAPEDLRRLYQAAVRAGARRVCVADTVGHATPRGAREVVGFIRSVVDEVAPDVKVDWHGHRDRGLALENSIVAAQAGADRLHGTALGVGERVGNTPIDLLLVNLKLLGWIDRDLTSLPEYCRLVSKATGVPLPENYPIVGRDAFRTGTGVHAAAIIKAQAKGDAELADCVYSGVPAAWVGRRQRIEIGPMSGMSNVVFWLEQRGYHPSDGLVEAIFRCAKAAGTVLEEDEIVAICDDCGAQRA; encoded by the coding sequence ATGCCTTTTGACCGAGCTCGACTGATCTACGACTGGAACACCGCGGCCAGCGCGGAGCCCGGTCCTGCTCGAGGGAAAGTAGAGCTCAACGACGAGACTCTCCGCGACGGCCTGCAGTCGCCCTCGGTTCGTGACCCCTCGCTCGAGCAAAAGCTGGCGATTCTGCACAAGATGTCCGGTCTCGGGATCGAATCGGCCAACATCGGTCTGCCCGGGGCCGGACCTCATGTCGTCGAGTCCGTGCGCAGGCTCGCGCATGAGATCGTGGATCACGATCTCGAAATTGCACCCAACTGCGCGGCCCGAACCTTGGCACGAGACATCGAGCCGATTCTCCAGATCTCGCAGGATACCGGTCTCGAGATCGAGGTGGCCTGTTTTATAGGCTCGAGCGCGATTCGCCGATTCACGGAGAGCTGGGAAATGGATCGCCTCCTGGAGCTGGCGGAGAACGCCGTCGGCTTGACCGTCGCGCACCAGCTGCCGTGCATGTTCGTCACCGAGGACACCACTCGGGCAGCGCCGGAGGATCTTCGACGCCTCTATCAGGCGGCGGTGCGCGCGGGAGCCCGAAGGGTCTGCGTGGCCGATACTGTGGGGCATGCAACTCCACGGGGGGCGCGAGAGGTGGTCGGCTTCATCCGTAGCGTCGTCGACGAAGTCGCGCCCGATGTCAAGGTCGACTGGCACGGACATCGCGATCGCGGCCTGGCGCTGGAGAACTCGATCGTCGCCGCGCAGGCCGGTGCCGATCGACTGCACGGCACCGCGCTCGGAGTGGGAGAGCGGGTGGGCAACACGCCGATCGATTTGCTGCTGGTCAACTTGAAGCTCCTGGGCTGGATCGACCGGGATCTGACCAGCCTGCCGGAATACTGCCGGCTGGTGTCGAAGGCGACCGGAGTGCCCCTTCCGGAGAACTACCCGATCGTGGGTCGTGATGCTTTTCGTACCGGTACCGGCGTGCATGCCGCAGCCATCATCAAGGCTCAGGCCAAGGGTGATGCCGAGCTCGCCGACTGCGTCTACTCGGGAGTTCCCGCGGCCTGGGTTGGCAGGCGGCAGAGAATCGAGATCGGTCCGATGAGCGGCATGTCCAACGTCGTCTTCTGGCTCGAGCAGCGCGGCTACCATCCGTCGGACGGCCTCGTCGAGGCGATCTTTCGGTGCGCCAAGGCCGCCGGCACGGTGCTCGAGGAAGACGAGATCGTGGCTATCTGCGATGACTGCGGTGCCCAGCGCGCCTGA
- the add gene encoding adenosine deaminase translates to MPKAELHVHLEGSIRAPTILQLASRRNVELPARDEDGIERWLDYRDFDHFIEVYLTISRCLRDPEDFQLATEAFLEQRARESILYTEAHFTISTHVANGANGEEVADALAETVSAGERDLGVRLRWIPDIVRNVDYGRADQTLEWALDHRDKYVVALGLSGKEDHPAQPFREHFGVAAREGLHRTVHAGEQTGPDAVWDALEHCGAERIGHGIRSVEDPRLLELLRERDVPLEVSPTSNLRLGLIPSLEEHPLRELHAAGVPWSLNSDDPALFRVSLTEEIESVADLLDLDLGQMAGVSMAALEQAFLDDADRIALKDRFRAWFAQAGVDPEPR, encoded by the coding sequence ATGCCAAAAGCCGAGCTGCACGTTCATCTCGAAGGCTCGATTCGCGCTCCGACGATCCTCCAGCTGGCGAGCCGACGAAACGTCGAGCTACCGGCGCGCGACGAGGACGGTATTGAGAGGTGGTTGGATTACCGCGACTTCGACCATTTCATCGAGGTCTACCTGACAATCTCTCGCTGTCTCAGAGACCCCGAGGATTTCCAGTTGGCAACCGAGGCGTTTCTGGAGCAGAGGGCGCGAGAGAGTATTCTCTATACCGAAGCCCACTTCACGATCTCGACGCATGTGGCGAACGGGGCGAATGGCGAAGAGGTAGCCGACGCACTGGCCGAGACCGTGAGCGCCGGCGAGAGGGACCTGGGCGTCCGTTTGCGATGGATTCCGGACATTGTGCGCAACGTCGACTACGGACGCGCCGATCAGACCTTGGAGTGGGCACTGGACCACCGCGACAAGTATGTGGTGGCTCTGGGGTTATCGGGGAAAGAGGACCATCCGGCGCAGCCGTTTCGTGAGCATTTCGGCGTTGCAGCGCGGGAGGGTTTGCACCGTACCGTTCACGCGGGGGAGCAGACCGGCCCCGACGCGGTTTGGGACGCGCTGGAACACTGTGGAGCCGAGCGCATCGGACACGGGATTCGCTCGGTGGAGGACCCTCGGCTACTTGAGCTGCTCCGGGAGCGCGATGTTCCGCTCGAGGTCAGCCCCACTTCGAACCTGCGCCTGGGTCTGATTCCGTCGCTGGAAGAGCACCCCCTGCGTGAGCTCCACGCCGCCGGCGTTCCCTGGTCGCTCAACAGCGACGATCCGGCTTTGTTTCGCGTCAGCTTGACCGAAGAGATCGAGTCCGTCGCCGACCTTCTGGACCTCGACCTGGGACAGATGGCCGGTGTCTCGATGGCGGCCCTGGAGCAAGCGTTTCTCGATGATGCGGACCGAATCGCACTGAAGGATCGCTTTCGAGCCTGGTTCGCCCAGGCCGGAGTGGATCCGGAGCCGCGGTGA